The stretch of DNA TCTTTAGAGCTAAGATACAGGGAACAAAAAAAAGTAAATTTTGTTATAAGATGTACTTATTCCACTTTTTTTATTAATATTAAATAGGTCTAAGAACATTCTTAAATTGATCACGCTATAACAGATAATAACTATTCACTAGAAATAAAATGTCATGTCTTATACCCCTGACGAAATATCAAAAATTCACTTATTGGCTCAAGACAAAGACCTAAAAAACGTCTTATTGGCTTTTGAACTAATCAGAGGACGTGGTATAATTCCTGCTCTAGTAACCGATGTTTATTGGATTTATAATCGTATAATTTGGGCCCAAGAAACGGAACTAGAAAATGACATTTATCTTTTTTTTAGAACCTATTGGAGTCAACATACCAAGCTCAAAAAATTAATTCCGCTGTTGGAGCCCTCTTCGTCCCGACAACAAAGTGTAGCGCTCGCTGTAGAACAACAAGCTCAAACATTAAATCTGGATCTTACGCTTTTAGCCAAGCTTCTTCATCAGCATTTTCCTAGCAACCGTCATCCAATGAATCGTTTTTTATTCAAATATGGGACAACTGCAATACGGCAAGAAATTCTGCCTTTTCTAAAAAAAAGAGAACATACTGGACGGAGTTTATTAGATTTAGGAGGTTTTGGATTGCAAAAATTACCGCCAATCATTCTGGCAGAAAAACAGATCCAATTATTAAAAATATGGGGAAATCAGCTAAAAGAATTGCCTGATTTTTGGGAATCTTTTCAAGAACTGGAAGTATTAAATATTGCAGAAAACCAATTACAAGTGCTCCCTCATAGTTTTTCAAAACTAAAAAAGCTACAAAAATTATATGCACAGGATAATTCTTTTCGGGTTCCTGATGTTATTCATTCCATTCAACAGTTGCCCAATATCAAGTATTTATCCATTGCAGCCACCAATGCTCCAACTACCTATACCCTCTTGCAAAATAAATCCCTAAAGCATTTTGAAGTACTCGTCAATCATGGAAAAAGTTATGCTTCTGAGCGAGAGAAAAATCTCTTTTTGGCCTTGTTCCTAAAAGAAGATGAAGCACTAAAAAAGCTCACCTTGGTAGATCTATTCCAAGCATTATCAGACGCTAATGAAACCATTAGAAAAACTGCTAAGGAGAGAATTTTAAATTGGTGTGGGGGCACCTTTGATGGACAATTGCCCAAACAAGCGTCCATTGCTATTTTGGGTATTGTTTCTTTTGCTACCCGAAATAAATTAAACCAAATCACCACAAAACATATTCGTTTCACAACAGAGATCAATCCGTTTA from Aureispira anguillae encodes:
- a CDS encoding leucine-rich repeat domain-containing protein — translated: MSYTPDEISKIHLLAQDKDLKNVLLAFELIRGRGIIPALVTDVYWIYNRIIWAQETELENDIYLFFRTYWSQHTKLKKLIPLLEPSSSRQQSVALAVEQQAQTLNLDLTLLAKLLHQHFPSNRHPMNRFLFKYGTTAIRQEILPFLKKREHTGRSLLDLGGFGLQKLPPIILAEKQIQLLKIWGNQLKELPDFWESFQELEVLNIAENQLQVLPHSFSKLKKLQKLYAQDNSFRVPDVIHSIQQLPNIKYLSIAATNAPTTYTLLQNKSLKHFEVLVNHGKSYASEREKNLFLALFLKEDEALKKLTLVDLFQALSDANETIRKTAKERILNWCGGTFDGQLPKQASIAILGIVSFATRNKLNQITTKHIRFTTEINPFTTHILVGDYPENYTAVADRPFIFMTEEDL